One genomic window of Halovivax cerinus includes the following:
- a CDS encoding cupin domain-containing protein has product MAPTSVNYADVEPTAGALHFLRDELDCDRLGFTVLECEPGWEGMEHDHADDDHEEIYYLVEGSATVDVDGEELSMDPGDAVHLGPEETRQIRNDDEPSTFVLAGAP; this is encoded by the coding sequence ATGGCACCCACGAGCGTAAATTACGCGGACGTCGAACCGACCGCCGGCGCGCTGCACTTCCTGCGCGACGAACTGGACTGCGACCGACTCGGATTCACCGTCCTGGAGTGTGAGCCCGGCTGGGAGGGGATGGAACACGACCACGCCGACGACGACCACGAAGAGATCTACTACCTCGTCGAGGGGTCGGCGACGGTCGACGTAGACGGCGAGGAGCTATCGATGGATCCCGGCGACGCGGTCCATCTCGGCCCGGAGGAAACGCGCCAGATCCGAAACGACGACGAACCGAGCACGTTCGTCCTCGCCGGGGCGCCGTAG
- a CDS encoding translation initiation factor IF-2 subunit gamma — translation MSGNDQPEVNIGLVGHVDHGKTTLVQALSGAWTDQHSEEMKRGISIRLGYADATFRQCPDVDEPECYTVEEECPDGSESEPMRTVSFVDAPGHETLMATMLSGASLMDGAVLVVSASEPVPQPQTEEHLMALDIIGIDNIVIAQNKVDLVDASRARENYEEIQDFVAGTVAEDAPVVPVSAGQNVNMDLLIQAIEAEIPTPDRDPDADPRLHVARSFDINKPGTTADELSGGVLGGSLVEGELAVGDDIEVRPGREVTEGGQSEYVPIETSIRSLQAGGESVETARPGGLLGIGTGLDPSLTKGDALAGRLAGPPGSLPPTWESFTMSVELLDRVVGADEAEGEIDEISTGEPLMMTVGTATTVGAVTSARSGEAEVNLKRPVCAEPGAKIAINRRIGARWRLIGVGTLTE, via the coding sequence ATGTCAGGAAACGATCAACCGGAGGTGAACATCGGGCTCGTCGGCCACGTCGACCACGGCAAGACCACGCTGGTGCAGGCGCTCTCGGGCGCCTGGACGGACCAGCACTCGGAGGAGATGAAGCGCGGTATCTCCATCCGCCTCGGCTACGCCGACGCGACGTTCCGGCAGTGTCCGGACGTCGACGAACCCGAGTGTTACACCGTCGAGGAGGAGTGTCCGGACGGCTCGGAGAGCGAGCCGATGCGGACCGTCTCGTTCGTGGACGCGCCGGGTCACGAGACCCTGATGGCGACGATGCTCTCTGGGGCGTCACTGATGGACGGTGCCGTCCTCGTCGTCTCTGCGAGCGAACCCGTCCCGCAGCCCCAGACCGAAGAGCACCTGATGGCGCTCGACATCATCGGGATCGACAACATCGTCATCGCCCAGAACAAGGTCGACCTCGTCGACGCGAGTCGCGCCCGCGAGAACTACGAGGAGATTCAGGACTTCGTAGCGGGGACCGTCGCCGAAGATGCGCCGGTCGTCCCGGTCAGCGCGGGCCAGAACGTCAACATGGACCTGCTCATCCAGGCCATCGAGGCGGAGATTCCGACACCCGATCGCGACCCGGATGCCGACCCGCGGCTGCACGTCGCTCGCAGTTTCGACATCAACAAGCCAGGGACGACGGCCGACGAGCTTTCGGGCGGCGTCCTCGGCGGCAGCCTCGTCGAGGGTGAACTCGCGGTCGGCGACGACATCGAGGTCCGTCCGGGCCGCGAGGTCACCGAGGGTGGTCAGTCCGAGTACGTTCCCATCGAGACGTCGATCCGATCGCTGCAGGCGGGCGGCGAATCCGTCGAGACGGCGCGGCCGGGCGGCCTGCTCGGCATTGGAACTGGCCTCGACCCGTCGCTGACGAAGGGCGACGCGCTGGCCGGGCGCCTCGCCGGCCCGCCTGGCTCGCTCCCACCGACGTGGGAATCCTTCACGATGTCGGTCGAACTACTCGACCGCGTTGTCGGGGCCGACGAGGCCGAGGGCGAGATCGACGAGATCTCGACCGGCGAGCCACTCATGATGACCGTCGGGACCGCGACGACCGTCGGGGCGGTCACGAGTGCCCGCTCCGGCGAGGCGGAAGTGAACCTGAAGCGACCAGTCTGTGCCGAACCCGGCGCGAAGATCGCGATCAACCGCCGCATCGGCGCCCGCTGGCGGTTGATCGGCGTCGGAACCCTCACGGAGTGA
- a CDS encoding geranylgeranyl reductase family protein, whose product MYDFAVVGVGPAGARFARRAAEAGHDVVAFERGEIGQPLACSGHVSTDVWGFTGDGARETLLQNEVRGARFHVDGPGSEAYPFYRETPISNVIDRVELDRHLADLARAAGADVRDYHTVTAIDERPDRVVLTVSGPDGTDTVSAKLVAGCDGPGSRVREALSLPEPDEFLHGVLAFADEPDHDDFVDVHLTAPTFFAWRIPRGEAGVEYGLAAPPGEAVTDHFDDLVDEYGVSVSHRCSGAIPIGPPDRVTSDRGFLVGDAAAQTKPFTGGGILYGMRCGDHAAREVDPDHPASTAAYERAWRRDIGSDQTLGHWLRRAYSLPEGVQHVGLRALSGEVGVHMDRPTSMFSREHLRAMLSFR is encoded by the coding sequence ATGTACGACTTCGCGGTCGTGGGCGTCGGGCCGGCGGGCGCGCGCTTCGCCAGGCGGGCTGCAGAAGCCGGCCACGACGTCGTCGCGTTCGAGCGCGGCGAGATCGGCCAGCCGCTGGCCTGTTCGGGCCACGTGAGCACCGACGTCTGGGGGTTCACCGGCGACGGCGCCCGCGAGACCCTCCTGCAGAACGAAGTTCGCGGCGCGCGATTTCACGTCGACGGACCTGGCAGCGAGGCCTACCCGTTCTACCGCGAGACTCCCATCTCGAACGTCATCGACCGCGTCGAACTCGATCGTCACCTCGCCGACCTGGCTCGCGCGGCCGGCGCCGACGTCAGGGACTACCACACCGTGACGGCCATCGACGAACGGCCGGACCGGGTCGTCCTCACCGTCTCCGGACCGGACGGTACCGACACCGTCAGCGCGAAGCTCGTCGCCGGCTGCGACGGTCCCGGGTCCAGGGTTCGTGAGGCCCTCTCGCTCCCCGAACCCGACGAATTCCTCCACGGCGTCCTCGCCTTCGCCGACGAACCCGATCACGACGACTTCGTCGACGTTCACCTCACCGCGCCGACCTTCTTCGCCTGGCGCATCCCGCGCGGGGAGGCCGGTGTCGAGTACGGCCTGGCCGCGCCGCCGGGCGAGGCGGTCACAGACCACTTCGACGACCTCGTCGACGAGTACGGCGTCTCCGTCTCGCACCGGTGCTCCGGCGCGATCCCGATCGGTCCACCGGACCGCGTCACGAGCGATCGAGGCTTCCTCGTCGGCGACGCGGCGGCCCAGACCAAACCCTTCACCGGCGGCGGTATCCTCTACGGCATGCGCTGTGGCGATCACGCGGCCCGCGAGGTCGACCCCGATCACCCCGCGTCGACGGCCGCCTACGAACGAGCCTGGCGGCGAGACATCGGCAGCGACCAGACGCTCGGCCACTGGCTCCGGCGGGCGTACTCGCTTCCGGAGGGCGTCCAGCACGTCGGTCTTCGGGCGCTCTCCGGCGAGGTCGGTGTCCACATGGACCGGCCCACGTCGATGTTCTCTCGCGAACACCTCCGGGCGATGCTCTCGTTCCGGTGA
- a CDS encoding DNA-directed RNA polymerase, with amino-acid sequence MYKRVRLKDTVEVPPEELGDVTPDLVKRLLQDKLEGRMDEEVGSIVSVTDVEDIGEGTVLPNRPGVYYEAEFDAVTFDPKMQEVVDGTVVEVVEFGAFVGIGPVDGLLHVSQISDEYLAFDRENQRLSSSESDQALGVEDAIRTRIVTKSIDERNPRDSKIGLTAKQPGLGKHGWLEEAREEREATAGE; translated from the coding sequence ATGTACAAACGGGTTAGATTGAAAGACACGGTAGAAGTGCCGCCGGAGGAACTGGGCGACGTTACGCCCGACCTCGTGAAGCGACTGCTCCAGGACAAACTGGAGGGCCGGATGGACGAGGAGGTCGGCTCCATCGTCTCCGTCACCGACGTCGAAGATATCGGTGAGGGGACCGTCCTGCCGAACCGCCCCGGGGTCTACTACGAGGCGGAGTTCGACGCGGTCACGTTCGACCCGAAGATGCAGGAAGTCGTCGACGGGACCGTCGTCGAGGTCGTCGAGTTCGGTGCGTTCGTCGGGATCGGCCCCGTCGACGGCCTGCTGCACGTCTCGCAGATCTCCGACGAGTACCTCGCGTTCGATCGCGAGAACCAGCGCCTCTCCTCGTCGGAGTCAGACCAGGCCCTCGGCGTCGAGGACGCCATTCGGACCCGCATCGTCACGAAGAGCATCGACGAGCGCAACCCGCGCGACTCGAAGATCGGGCTGACGGCCAAACAGCCCGGCCTCGGCAAACACGGCTGGCTCGAGGAAGCGCGCGAGGAGCGCGAAGCCACCGCCGGTGAATAA
- a CDS encoding DUF6432 family protein, whose translation MRAKREYRDREETQVAILDALVDRVDDGMTVFELRAAASVDIDRLETALADLKADDLIVVDGSSNETVIKPADRVVPEPGDTDDDTVVERLRDRLPF comes from the coding sequence ATGCGAGCCAAGCGCGAGTACCGCGACCGGGAGGAGACACAGGTCGCGATACTCGACGCCCTGGTCGACCGGGTGGACGATGGGATGACGGTCTTCGAACTCCGGGCGGCCGCGTCGGTCGACATCGATCGACTGGAGACGGCGCTTGCAGACCTCAAGGCCGACGACCTCATCGTCGTCGACGGCTCGTCGAACGAGACCGTCATCAAACCCGCGGATCGCGTGGTGCCCGAACCGGGGGACACGGACGACGACACGGTCGTCGAGCGGCTCCGCGATCGATTACCGTTCTGA
- a CDS encoding MFS transporter, whose product MRWSYRRTVLSLCTLAFFATMAARMAISPVVPQIRADFGVSNTVIGVALTGLWMTYSLSQFPSGVLADRFGERRVILLALGGTTLASLALALAPIFPVFVLATLALGSLAGLHYSVGTTLLTRTFDDVGKAIGVHTAGGPIAGLSVPVLAAWIGVRYGWEPAIAIGAVVAGVTFVAFARFVRPTEPKRPDQPMRERFQVGPLFELLTRPPIAFTVVISILSAYVWQATASFLPTFLHEFRGYPEPVAGTLFAAYFLVQGIASPLVGTASDRYGRDGTTAVALAVAAAGFLVLLVVPGWLAIGVGVLALGTGLSWTAAFLPRFFDEFEPEEEGTGFGFVRTVYGVLGALGSVGTGFVADLTDWAVAFGLLTALLALISLVLAINYRFDTGY is encoded by the coding sequence ATGAGATGGTCCTACAGACGAACGGTACTCTCTCTGTGTACGCTCGCGTTCTTCGCGACGATGGCGGCGCGAATGGCGATCAGCCCCGTCGTTCCACAGATCCGTGCCGACTTCGGCGTCTCGAACACCGTCATCGGCGTCGCGCTGACCGGCCTGTGGATGACGTACTCGCTTTCGCAGTTTCCGAGCGGCGTGCTGGCCGACCGGTTCGGTGAACGGCGCGTTATCCTCCTCGCGCTCGGCGGAACCACGCTCGCGAGTCTGGCGCTCGCGCTGGCTCCCATCTTTCCGGTCTTCGTGCTGGCGACGCTCGCGCTCGGGTCGCTCGCCGGGCTCCACTACAGCGTCGGGACGACGCTCCTCACGCGAACCTTCGACGACGTCGGGAAAGCGATCGGTGTCCACACGGCGGGCGGGCCGATCGCGGGACTGTCGGTCCCTGTTCTCGCGGCCTGGATCGGCGTCCGGTACGGCTGGGAGCCCGCTATCGCCATCGGGGCGGTTGTCGCCGGGGTCACCTTCGTGGCGTTCGCGAGGTTCGTCCGACCGACGGAACCGAAACGACCGGATCAGCCGATGCGCGAGCGGTTCCAGGTCGGGCCGCTGTTCGAACTGCTCACCCGGCCGCCCATCGCGTTCACCGTCGTGATATCGATCCTCTCCGCGTACGTCTGGCAAGCGACGGCATCGTTCCTCCCGACGTTTCTCCACGAGTTTCGCGGCTACCCCGAACCGGTCGCTGGCACCCTCTTCGCGGCGTACTTTCTGGTTCAGGGGATCGCCAGTCCGCTCGTCGGGACGGCGTCGGACCGGTACGGTCGCGACGGGACGACCGCGGTGGCGCTCGCTGTCGCAGCCGCGGGGTTCCTCGTCCTCCTCGTCGTCCCGGGCTGGCTGGCGATCGGAGTCGGCGTCCTCGCGCTCGGCACCGGCCTCAGCTGGACGGCCGCGTTCCTCCCGCGCTTCTTCGACGAGTTCGAACCGGAAGAGGAGGGGACCGGGTTCGGATTCGTCCGGACTGTCTACGGCGTGCTCGGGGCGCTCGGGTCCGTCGGGACGGGCTTCGTCGCAGACCTGACGGACTGGGCCGTCGCGTTCGGCCTGCTCACCGCGCTGCTGGCCCTGATCAGTCTCGTGCTGGCGATCAATTACCGGTTCGACACGGGGTACTGA
- a CDS encoding PIN domain-containing protein: MATRVALDTSALMMPVELDVRLFDELDRLLASGPRPIDLQGAEELTEAGGYEPVAPQPVLEELRRLSEKGGTEGTAASVGHDLATERCLPVDTEESYADDALVELAREGMVDAVVTNDRPLRERVLAEGIPVLALRGRNKLGLTRP, from the coding sequence ATGGCGACGCGCGTGGCCCTCGATACGAGCGCGCTCATGATGCCCGTCGAGTTGGACGTACGGCTGTTCGACGAACTCGACCGACTGCTCGCCAGCGGGCCGCGCCCGATCGACCTCCAGGGGGCCGAGGAACTCACGGAAGCGGGCGGGTACGAACCGGTGGCGCCGCAACCGGTGCTCGAAGAGCTCCGCCGTCTGTCGGAGAAGGGCGGCACGGAGGGGACGGCCGCGTCGGTCGGCCACGACCTGGCGACCGAGCGATGCCTGCCCGTCGATACCGAAGAATCGTACGCCGACGACGCGCTCGTCGAACTCGCCCGGGAGGGGATGGTCGACGCCGTCGTCACGAACGACCGGCCGCTGCGAGAACGAGTGCTCGCGGAGGGAATACCGGTACTTGCATTACGCGGGAGAAACAAGTTGGGACTCACTCGACCATAG
- a CDS encoding PaaI family thioesterase encodes MDVLERFNDRYPFGEHLGVDVTHVEEGYVEGKIELDDHHSLSESTQLAHGAVPFGLADSLSAAAIASVEGAPGPTLDVRIDYFRPATGDIYGAAEVVRYGGDTGVVEVELTDADERRLATTRGVYKTNLVEGENPFVDS; translated from the coding sequence ATGGACGTTCTCGAACGTTTCAACGATCGGTATCCGTTCGGCGAGCACCTCGGTGTCGACGTCACGCACGTCGAGGAGGGCTACGTCGAGGGGAAGATCGAACTCGACGACCACCACTCCCTCTCGGAATCCACCCAGCTCGCCCACGGCGCGGTACCGTTCGGGCTCGCCGACTCGCTCTCGGCGGCCGCGATCGCTTCCGTCGAAGGCGCGCCGGGTCCGACCCTCGACGTGCGGATCGACTACTTCCGCCCCGCGACGGGCGACATCTACGGCGCCGCGGAGGTCGTCAGGTACGGTGGCGACACCGGCGTCGTCGAGGTCGAACTCACCGACGCCGACGAGCGCCGCCTCGCGACGACGCGTGGGGTCTACAAGACGAACCTCGTCGAGGGCGAAAACCCGTTCGTCGACTCCTGA
- a CDS encoding DUF7093 family protein, with amino-acid sequence MAVRCSLLGHDFGATEVEREREERGSEVVVTVTEYEACTRCGTRNVKSENTEVRGLDPEPVEPDPTDADPTGARDDIDVDPTKARDETDPEIDPSPDSAEEPATLDAEADDSDPEGLPTDDHGDPITDDAEILDDATDEPAREREHGAWPDSDDVGQPSPGSEEPAQWPEVGSDATDDPEQSTEDPAIETGAATVTSHQGGQGSGSATGIERAGAAPTPGETTHRDDVPVEFFCPRCSFVAPGDRSSLRAGDICPECKKGYLGERER; translated from the coding sequence ATGGCTGTCCGATGTTCGTTGCTCGGCCACGACTTCGGTGCGACCGAAGTCGAGCGCGAGCGCGAAGAGCGCGGGAGTGAGGTCGTCGTCACCGTCACCGAGTACGAGGCCTGTACACGGTGTGGGACGCGAAACGTAAAGAGTGAAAATACGGAGGTCCGTGGACTCGATCCGGAGCCCGTCGAACCGGACCCAACCGACGCCGACCCGACAGGCGCCCGTGACGATATAGACGTCGACCCGACCAAGGCTCGTGACGAGACAGACCCAGAGATCGACCCGTCACCCGACTCCGCCGAAGAACCGGCCACACTCGACGCCGAGGCCGACGATTCGGACCCGGAGGGGCTTCCGACCGACGACCACGGCGACCCGATCACCGACGATGCGGAGATCCTGGACGACGCCACGGACGAACCGGCTCGCGAGCGCGAACACGGTGCCTGGCCCGACTCCGACGACGTCGGCCAGCCGAGCCCCGGCTCAGAAGAACCGGCCCAGTGGCCGGAGGTCGGGTCGGACGCCACCGACGATCCTGAGCAATCGACAGAGGATCCGGCGATCGAGACCGGCGCGGCGACGGTGACGTCGCACCAGGGCGGACAGGGGTCCGGGTCGGCGACCGGCATCGAGCGTGCGGGTGCCGCTCCTACCCCGGGCGAGACGACCCATCGCGACGACGTCCCCGTCGAGTTCTTCTGCCCGCGCTGTTCGTTCGTCGCCCCCGGTGACCGAAGCTCGCTCCGGGCGGGCGACATCTGTCCCGAGTGTAAGAAGGGCTACCTCGGTGAACGCGAGCGCTGA
- a CDS encoding aminomethyltransferase family protein has translation MTSIESVHADHGATFDERGRRTVVSHYGRPDRAHRAVRNGVGLIEPAYGIVTVAGDDRVEYVDNVVTNDVPTTDGTGRYALLLDPQGRIETDLYVYDAGDRLLCVTPPGRAGPLAEEWAEKVFIQDVEIDHATDEFAIFGVHGPQATEKVASVLGGSATPDEPLTFVRGTIADAGVTVTRTDGLAGEEGYEVVCAVEHAESVYEALSVTGMGAAPFGYRTWESLTLEAGTPLFETELEGTIPNVLGLRNALDFEKGCYVGQEVVSRVENRGQPSRRLIGLVVSASDTPDPSDSTADEQDIADERPVPEVGAAVFDGDTAVGAVTRAAVSPSLDRTVALALVEYDLDVTDLTVRVDGSERPAERRPLPLVEGSASSARRPTYP, from the coding sequence ATGACGAGCATCGAGTCGGTTCACGCCGATCACGGGGCGACGTTCGACGAACGGGGCAGGCGGACGGTCGTCTCCCACTACGGTCGGCCCGATCGCGCCCACCGCGCCGTGCGAAACGGCGTCGGGTTGATCGAACCGGCGTACGGTATCGTCACCGTCGCGGGTGACGACCGGGTCGAGTACGTCGACAACGTGGTGACGAACGACGTCCCGACGACGGACGGAACCGGCCGGTACGCCCTCTTGCTCGATCCGCAGGGCCGGATCGAAACGGACCTGTACGTCTACGACGCCGGCGATCGACTGCTGTGTGTCACGCCGCCGGGTCGCGCCGGGCCGCTCGCCGAAGAGTGGGCGGAGAAGGTGTTCATCCAGGACGTCGAGATCGATCACGCGACGGACGAGTTCGCGATCTTCGGGGTCCACGGTCCGCAGGCGACCGAGAAGGTGGCGAGCGTCCTCGGCGGGAGTGCGACCCCGGACGAACCACTCACCTTCGTTCGCGGGACCATCGCCGACGCCGGCGTAACCGTGACGAGAACCGACGGCCTCGCGGGCGAGGAGGGCTACGAGGTCGTCTGCGCCGTCGAACACGCCGAATCGGTCTACGAAGCGCTTTCGGTCACGGGGATGGGTGCCGCACCCTTCGGCTACCGGACCTGGGAGTCGCTCACGCTCGAGGCCGGGACACCGCTCTTCGAGACGGAACTCGAGGGGACGATCCCCAACGTACTCGGACTCCGAAACGCCCTCGACTTCGAGAAGGGCTGTTACGTCGGGCAGGAGGTGGTTTCACGCGTCGAGAATCGCGGCCAGCCGAGTCGTCGGCTGATCGGGCTGGTCGTCAGCGCGTCCGACACACCGGACCCATCGGACTCGACCGCGGACGAGCAGGACATCGCAGACGAGCGCCCCGTCCCCGAGGTCGGTGCGGCCGTCTTCGACGGCGATACCGCCGTCGGAGCGGTGACGCGAGCGGCGGTGAGTCCGTCGCTCGACCGGACCGTCGCGCTAGCGCTGGTCGAGTACGACCTCGACGTGACCGACCTCACCGTCCGCGTCGACGGATCGGAGCGACCGGCCGAGCGACGACCGCTTCCGCTCGTCGAGGGGTCGGCGTCCTCGGCGCGTCGTCCGACCTACCCGTAA
- a CDS encoding 4Fe-4S dicluster domain-containing protein, protein MAIDPQFHENRENVDEHEGHAVWGPVDEPEELGIHGTHVAVDFDICIADGACLEDCPVDVFEWVDTPGHPESEEKADPTHEAQCIDCMLCVDVCPVDAIDVDAGRTA, encoded by the coding sequence ATGGCCATCGACCCACAGTTCCACGAAAATCGCGAGAATGTAGACGAACACGAGGGACACGCCGTCTGGGGCCCCGTCGACGAACCGGAGGAACTCGGCATCCACGGAACGCACGTCGCCGTCGACTTCGACATCTGCATCGCCGACGGCGCGTGTCTGGAGGACTGTCCCGTCGACGTGTTCGAGTGGGTCGACACGCCCGGCCACCCCGAAAGCGAGGAGAAAGCCGACCCGACCCACGAGGCCCAGTGCATCGACTGCATGCTCTGCGTGGACGTCTGTCCGGTCGACGCGATCGACGTCGACGCCGGACGGACGGCGTAG
- the spt4 gene encoding transcription elongation factor subunit Spt4 codes for MASNRLVCRECHLVNDADAETCSSCASSSLTEDWAGYVVIAHPEESEIATEMQVTEPGAYALKVR; via the coding sequence ATGGCATCGAATCGACTCGTCTGTCGGGAGTGTCACCTGGTCAACGACGCCGACGCGGAGACCTGTTCGTCCTGTGCGTCGTCGTCGCTCACCGAGGACTGGGCTGGCTACGTCGTCATCGCCCACCCCGAGGAGTCGGAGATCGCCACCGAGATGCAGGTCACCGAGCCCGGCGCGTACGCGCTGAAGGTGCGGTGA
- a CDS encoding GTP-dependent dephospho-CoA kinase family protein, producing MTNPSTSDGPADDRSEPLVSLPKPLRHELKDPIGPVETDPDALWAAAGDPIVTVGDVVTYHLLAAGRRPDVALVDGITKREAVDETIRETVTTGETVDVSNPQGTITAALAREVVAAIDDPDPVTIVVDGEEDLAALPAIVAAPNGASVVYGQPDEGMVRVTVTDEVRAEIRSLLARFDGDTEALFSILDR from the coding sequence GTGACGAATCCCTCCACGTCGGACGGCCCAGCCGACGACCGTTCCGAGCCGCTGGTCTCGCTTCCGAAACCCCTTCGTCACGAACTCAAAGATCCTATCGGTCCGGTCGAGACGGATCCCGACGCCCTCTGGGCCGCCGCCGGGGACCCGATCGTGACCGTCGGCGACGTGGTCACCTACCACCTGCTAGCGGCCGGGCGACGGCCGGACGTCGCGCTCGTCGACGGCATCACGAAACGCGAGGCGGTCGACGAGACGATCCGTGAGACGGTGACGACCGGCGAGACGGTCGACGTTTCGAACCCACAGGGGACGATCACGGCCGCGCTGGCCCGCGAAGTCGTCGCGGCGATCGACGACCCTGACCCGGTCACGATTGTGGTCGACGGCGAGGAGGACCTGGCGGCACTCCCGGCGATCGTCGCCGCACCGAACGGTGCGAGCGTCGTCTACGGCCAGCCCGACGAAGGGATGGTCCGGGTGACGGTCACCGACGAGGTACGCGCCGAGATCCGCTCGCTCCTCGCCCGATTCGACGGAGACACGGAGGCGCTGTTTTCGATCCTCGATCGGTGA
- a CDS encoding winged helix-turn-helix domain-containing protein, which produces MSGTNEAAFDPFTEEKTRPADDPAFACTDCLDPAEAFALVGNETRLAILQALWAADERPVSFSDLRRAVGMRDSAQFNYHLQQLEGHFVTKVDGESGADGPGAGSTASGYDFKHAGEKIVRSVIAGSFNEHPTIEPFAVRGTCVDCDGALEARYVEEHLSIVCSECGHGHGEYQFPPGGLSGRSREEIADAFDQRVRHLHCLAADGVCPECSGRMATRVVETDGECCLGAETRVDHECSQCGHTLCSAPGLRLLDHSAVVTFHRERGVRLDDRPYWTLPWCVSDEYTDVVGQDPVRLEVRLPGDGDELRVTMTESLEVCETRVVEAV; this is translated from the coding sequence ATGAGCGGAACGAACGAGGCGGCGTTCGACCCCTTCACTGAGGAGAAGACGAGACCGGCGGACGATCCCGCCTTCGCGTGTACGGACTGTCTCGATCCGGCCGAGGCGTTCGCGCTCGTCGGCAACGAGACGCGACTTGCCATCCTGCAAGCGCTGTGGGCGGCCGACGAGCGCCCCGTCTCGTTCTCCGATCTGCGGCGAGCCGTCGGGATGCGCGACTCGGCGCAGTTCAACTACCACCTTCAGCAACTCGAGGGGCACTTCGTGACGAAGGTCGACGGCGAGTCGGGAGCCGACGGACCTGGCGCCGGGTCCACCGCCAGCGGCTACGACTTCAAACACGCCGGCGAGAAGATCGTCCGATCGGTCATCGCCGGCTCGTTCAACGAACACCCGACGATCGAGCCCTTCGCCGTGCGGGGGACCTGCGTGGACTGTGACGGCGCGCTCGAAGCCCGCTACGTCGAGGAACACCTCTCGATCGTCTGCAGCGAGTGCGGGCACGGGCACGGGGAATACCAGTTTCCACCCGGCGGCCTCTCCGGTCGCTCCCGCGAGGAGATCGCCGACGCGTTCGACCAGCGCGTGCGCCACCTCCACTGCCTGGCCGCCGACGGCGTCTGTCCGGAGTGTAGCGGCCGGATGGCGACCCGCGTCGTCGAAACCGACGGCGAGTGCTGTCTCGGCGCCGAGACCCGCGTCGACCACGAGTGCAGCCAGTGTGGCCACACCCTCTGTTCCGCACCGGGCCTGCGCCTGCTCGATCACTCCGCCGTCGTGACCTTCCACCGCGAACGTGGCGTCCGCCTCGATGACCGTCCCTACTGGACGCTCCCCTGGTGTGTCTCCGACGAGTACACCGACGTCGTCGGGCAGGACCCCGTCCGGCTCGAGGTTCGCTTGCCCGGAGACGGCGACGAACTCCGCGTGACTATGACCGAGAGCCTCGAGGTCTGCGAGACACGCGTCGTCGAGGCGGTCTGA
- a CDS encoding DUF5611 family protein, translated as MKEYKMRRGEYLEERIPDMEGSIEEYFGPITGTEEFRGSSLHVVEEPDNPVFERIVVGAVEYSGKKDKLAVEFHERDPTELGPDELEAAADAVDAKNDFLLEATGRDAKARRDSLKRSVEDDPDHDLD; from the coding sequence ATGAAGGAGTACAAGATGCGTCGCGGCGAGTACCTCGAAGAACGAATTCCCGACATGGAAGGCTCCATCGAGGAGTACTTCGGCCCGATCACCGGGACCGAGGAGTTCAGGGGCAGTTCGCTACACGTGGTCGAAGAACCCGACAATCCCGTCTTCGAACGTATCGTCGTCGGTGCCGTCGAGTACTCCGGAAAGAAGGACAAACTCGCCGTCGAGTTCCACGAGCGCGATCCGACGGAACTCGGTCCCGACGAACTCGAGGCGGCCGCAGACGCCGTCGACGCCAAGAACGATTTCCTGCTCGAGGCGACGGGTCGCGACGCGAAGGCCCGACGCGACTCGCTCAAACGCTCCGTCGAGGACGACCCCGACCACGACCTTGACTGA